One Aster yellows witches'-broom phytoplasma AYWB DNA segment encodes these proteins:
- a CDS encoding SVM family protein (Sequence-variable mosaic (SVM) proteins are highly divergent, but recognized by the shared signal peptide region that defines them.) — protein sequence MIKLQKKIKIIYLCLITFIGILFIFNNPLMAMHNGNATPNNGHHNTNFETQARILQEMNREQAIIVQQIFNARNNNASKEIINNLVRQNIQLSQRISNQQIILHNAMPHENNRNQLNNSNNRRR from the coding sequence ATGATTAAATTACAAAAAAAAATTAAAATAATTTATCTTTGTTTAATAACTTTTATAGGAATATTATTTATTTTTAATAATCCATTAATGGCGATGCATAATGGTAATGCAACACCAAATAACGGTCATCATAACACTAATTTTGAAACTCAAGCGCGCATTTTACAAGAAATGAATCGCGAACAAGCTATAATAGTCCAACAAATTTTTAATGCTAGAAATAATAATGCTTCCAAAGAAATTATTAATAATCTTGTAAGACAAAATATACAATTAAGTCAACGTATCTCAAATCAACAGATTATTTTACATAATGCTATGCCTCACGAAAACAATCGCAATCAATTAAATAACTCTAATAACAGAAGACGTTGA
- a CDS encoding SVM family protein (Sequence-variable mosaic (SVM) proteins are highly divergent, but recognized by the shared signal peptide region that defines them.) has translation MLKLKNQFKIISIYLFVFIGLLFININQVIASPKKESSDKKRDIPKINKSEEKNKKQKEDIKRFYTIHKEFKEYSIEKNNEIIKILENPELMEILKQKAEEETKNLKEEGSSSKQPDDSKK, from the coding sequence ATGTTAAAACTAAAAAATCAATTTAAAATAATTAGTATTTATTTATTTGTATTTATAGGTTTATTATTTATTAATATAAATCAAGTAATAGCTTCACCTAAAAAAGAATCTAGTGATAAAAAAAGAGATATTCCGAAAATTAATAAATCAGAAGAAAAAAACAAAAAACAAAAAGAAGATATAAAAAGATTTTATACAATACATAAAGAATTTAAAGAATATTCAATTGAAAAAAATAATGAAATTATAAAAATTTTAGAAAACCCTGAATTAATGGAAATATTAAAACAAAAAGCCGAAGAGGAAACGAAAAATTTAAAAGAAGAAGGTTCTTCTTCAAAACAACCTGATGATTCTAAAAAATAA